The following are encoded together in the Triticum dicoccoides isolate Atlit2015 ecotype Zavitan chromosome 6B, WEW_v2.0, whole genome shotgun sequence genome:
- the LOC119325849 gene encoding uncharacterized protein LOC119325849: protein MSIPAPLEDEDLLQEIFLRLPPLPSILSRASLVCTRWRRILSDPRFLRRFSRHHPEPPLLGFLKGSGLRYSAFTPILDPPDRIPAERFSVRFLHSFTKPPPLGFSKGSLIFNPVFTPVLDPPNRIPAQRLFVPEHGLDWELLGCRHGLALMLSESLCEVFLWDPLNGQQHRVPFPPELRDTKRESFCRCSATVMCADDQDGHVHDDCFLSPAFKVVLICTSKDLKTSFACVYESASGVWGNIVSTSTTDMVLKLRPGILIRETVYWLFHGREILAFDTEKQTLRVIEMPAEAQHVNNWSFQLLRTDDDSVLGLAVMSKPGIHMWEGIHIWERKLNSDGLAGWVLLQKINQLEGISSCAFRNAEMVGYDEELNVMILSTYSGDFMLHLKSMQIRLISKTDGWTHTVYFP from the coding sequence ATGTCAATTCCAGCGCCGCTAGAAGATGAGGACCTCCTCCAGGAGATTTTCCTCCGGCTCCCACCGCTGCCGTCAATCCTCTCCCGCGCCTCCCTCGTATGCACGCGCTGGCGCCGTATCCTCTCCGATCCCCGCTTCCTCCGCCGTTTCAGTAGACACCACCCGGAACCTCCTCTGTTGGGCTTCTTGAAAGGGTCTGGCCTCAGATATTCCGCCTTCACTCCCATCTTGGACCCGCCCGACCGCATCCCCGCCGAACGCTTCTCTGTTCGGTTTCTTCACAGCTTCACGAAACCTCCTCCGTTGGGTTTCTCCAAAGGGTCTCTCATCTTCAATCCAGTCTTCACTCCCGTCTTGGACCCGCCTAATCGCATCCCGGCCCAACGCTTGTTTGTGCCCGAGCACGGGCTGGATTGGGAATTACTTGGCTGCCGCCATGGCCTCGCACTCATGCTCAGCGAGTCTCTGTGTGAGGTCTTCTTGTGGGATCCCCTCAACGGCCAGCAGCACCGCGTGCCTTTTCCACCGGAGCTCCGCGACACCAAAAGGGAGAGCTTCTGTAGGTGCAGCGCCACGGTGATGTGTGCTGACGATCAAGACGGGCATGTGCACGACGATTGCTTCTTGAGCCCGGCCTTCAAAGTGGTCTTAATCTGCACCAGTAAAGACTTGAAGACATCATTCGCCTGTGTCTATGAATCGGCGTCGGGTGTATGGGGGAATATTGTCTCAACGTCCACTACAGatatggttctcaaactaaggcccGGCATCCTCATCAGGGAAACAGTTTACTGGTTGTTTCATGGACGCGAAATCCTTGCATTTGATACTGAAAAGCAGACTCTTCGTGTCATCGAGATGCCGGCAGAGGCCCAACATGTCAACAACTGGTCCTTTCAGCTACTACGGACAGATGACGATAGTGTTCTTGGCCTCGCCGTTATGTCGAAGCCGGGCATTCATATGTGGGAGGGCATTCACATATGGGAGAGGAAACTGAACTCTGATGGTCTTGCCGGATGGGTGCTTCTGCAGAAAATCAATCAATTGGAGGGGATCTCTTCTTGCGCCTTCAGAAATGCAGAGATGGTGGGGTATGACGAGGAGTTAAATGTGATGATTCTGTCTACGTACAGTGGCGACTTCATGCTCCACCTTAAGTCGATGCAGATCAGATTAATTTCTAAAACGGATGGGTGGACTCATACGGTTTACTTTCCCTAG